One stretch of Segatella copri DNA includes these proteins:
- a CDS encoding cellulase family glycosylhydrolase: MKKVKLIFATMLALCFCFVMAACSDDDNDVTEIFHVEGTEFALSNEAATETFSVTASSKPLVVVRDKDDAGKKVDVSWLTLTEGSAEGNVYNYSFAVTTNKSESPRSLLIKVTQGTNMKEISITQAGEPLVVPEGEMAHNAKELASMMYAGINLGNLMEAPGGEGSWRNGKVSEEYIKSLKNAGFNTVRIPCAWAAHFTHRSTDPAYTIDTNWLHRVKKVISWCVQNDMYVILNCHYDKDGDTEKDGGWLEDHIFDDLLEPSIIARQKAIWTQVASYMKDFDEHLLFAACNEPGMNETSGKSDMWKDKYAVERVVRYEQTMIDAVRATGGNNASRTIIVQGLGADISNTCNYMDNPDETEVATFPTDKVPDRLMVEVHFYEPYLFCLLDKDGNDAWSKCYYYWGKDNKLAGSNRNTPDNYAEAWVDAQMAKIKAKFVDKGIPVIIGEYAAIFRTLGEGEDQELHDKSVAYFDEYVTKVAKDNGCVPFYWETGDVIDCTNGVVKKQYIFDAIMKGASQGKYPW; this comes from the coding sequence GGTGACGGCATCCAGTAAACCGCTCGTTGTGGTCAGAGACAAGGATGACGCCGGTAAGAAAGTGGATGTCTCTTGGCTTACCTTGACAGAGGGTAGTGCAGAGGGAAATGTATATAACTATTCTTTCGCAGTGACAACAAACAAGAGCGAAAGTCCACGCAGCCTTCTCATCAAGGTGACACAGGGTACCAATATGAAGGAGATTTCTATCACTCAGGCTGGTGAACCTCTTGTTGTTCCTGAAGGAGAAATGGCTCACAATGCCAAGGAACTGGCAAGCATGATGTATGCCGGTATTAATCTGGGTAACCTGATGGAGGCACCTGGAGGTGAGGGCTCTTGGAGAAATGGTAAGGTTTCTGAGGAGTATATCAAGAGTTTGAAGAATGCTGGTTTCAATACCGTCCGTATTCCTTGCGCTTGGGCTGCCCACTTTACTCATCGTTCTACAGATCCAGCATACACCATTGATACCAATTGGCTTCATCGTGTAAAGAAAGTCATCAGCTGGTGTGTTCAGAATGATATGTATGTTATCCTCAATTGTCATTATGATAAGGATGGAGATACCGAAAAAGATGGCGGTTGGCTTGAAGACCATATCTTTGATGATTTGTTGGAGCCATCTATCATTGCAAGACAGAAGGCTATCTGGACTCAAGTGGCTTCTTACATGAAGGACTTTGATGAGCACCTCCTCTTTGCAGCCTGCAATGAGCCAGGTATGAACGAAACTTCTGGTAAGTCTGATATGTGGAAAGATAAATATGCTGTGGAGCGTGTGGTTAGATATGAGCAGACCATGATTGATGCTGTTCGTGCTACTGGTGGTAATAATGCTTCTCGTACCATCATTGTTCAGGGACTCGGTGCTGATATCTCAAATACCTGCAACTATATGGACAACCCTGATGAGACTGAGGTGGCAACATTCCCTACAGACAAGGTGCCAGACCGTCTGATGGTAGAGGTTCACTTCTATGAGCCATATCTGTTCTGCTTGCTGGATAAGGATGGAAATGATGCATGGTCTAAGTGCTACTATTACTGGGGCAAGGATAATAAACTTGCTGGCAGCAACCGTAATACTCCTGACAATTATGCCGAGGCATGGGTTGACGCTCAGATGGCTAAGATCAAGGCTAAGTTCGTAGACAAGGGTATCCCTGTTATCATCGGTGAGTATGCTGCTATCTTCCGTACTTTAGGAGAAGGAGAGGATCAGGAATTGCACGATAAGTCTGTGGCTTACTTCGATGAATATGTTACCAAGGTAGCCAAGGACAATGGTTGTGTTCCATTCTACTGGGAGACTGGTGACGTGATTGATTGCACCAATGGCGTAGTGAAGAAACAGTATATCTTCGATGCCATCATGAAGGGTGCGAGCCAGGGTAAATACCCATGGTAA